CTGAGGCCGTCACCCGAAACCGACGCAGTCTTTCGGCTCCGCCATCGGCTTGCGAGCTCCATCGTCGCCACGGTGACGAGCACGGCCCCGATCGCGACCGATTCGCCGACGAACGGCGTCGGAACTTCCGCGGCGAACCCGACCGCTTCAAGGGCCATCTCGACGGCGATGTACGCGAGGATCCCCGCCGAGAACGCCAACACCGCGTGGATCCACCCCAGATCCAGCCGCCGGAAATACGGAAACCAGAGCATCCCCACTATGACCGGGAGAATGCCGGCGACGAATCCGATCCCCGTCAACACCACGAGAACGTCGAGCGTCTCTGTCGCTGCGAGCCAGTCGACGCCCACGAGCGAAACCACTCCGTAGATAGCCGTAACGAGAATCGCGAGGACGAAGAACGGGCCGAACGCGAGTATCCAGTCGGGATACTCGTCGTGTTGGACCCGACGAGAGAGCGCCATACCGGTAATACCAATTCCCTAAATAAATAATTTGGCATGTCTAAACCGGC
The Halalkaliarchaeum desulfuricum DNA segment above includes these coding regions:
- a CDS encoding ZIP family metal transporter → MALSRRVQHDEYPDWILAFGPFFVLAILVTAIYGVVSLVGVDWLAATETLDVLVVLTGIGFVAGILPVIVGMLWFPYFRRLDLGWIHAVLAFSAGILAYIAVEMALEAVGFAAEVPTPFVGESVAIGAVLVTVATMELASRWRSRKTASVSGDGLRVAYLVAIGLGLHSIGEGLAIGSAYVLGDVGLVALLTLGFIIHNVTEGPAVIAALAREQETPPLRHFAALGLLAGGGVILGGWIGSFVDSALVATLFFAIAFGAIVQVLWEMAELITSEVESLVTRRTSLGFVAGLAVLFLLEEVIVDGLLL